Below is a genomic region from Raphanus sativus cultivar WK10039 chromosome 4, ASM80110v3, whole genome shotgun sequence.
AGCAATCAATGGAGAACTATGTGGGTTTTTTCCGGGAAAAAAAGGTCTGCGTCAAGGAGATTCTATTTCTTCCTCTCTTTTCATTATTGCTATGGACATTCTGTCCAAAAAGCTTGATGAGGCTGTGAGGGATGGTAGATTCAATCCGCATCCTTTATGCTCTGATCCTCTAATCACACATCTAAGCTTTGCGGACGACATGCTCGTTTTCTTTGATGGCACAGAATCTTCCTTACGAGGCATTCTGGAGGTACTAAAGGAGTTTGAATTGATATCTGGTCTTGCATTAAATCTGGGGAAATCTAGACTCTTCCTCGATGGGAATCAACTTCAGCCTACGGAAGCGCTTGCGTCTGCTTATGGGTTGACACAAGGATCTCTACCAGTTCGCTATTTGGGGGTCCCGTTGTCGCCTAGTAAGTTAAAGAAGCATGATTATCAGCCTCTTATAGACAAAGTGCTTGCGAGAATTAAATCTTGGACTGTTAAGAGATTGTCGTTTGCGGGAAGGCTTCAATTGCTGCAGACAGTGGTGTATGGAATCACTAACTTTTGGTCCTCCGTATTTCCTCTGCCAAAAGGTTGTTTGGATCGGTTAGAACAGATTTGTAATGCCTTCTTGTGGTCAGGAGACTCGGCATCGGCTAGAGGAGCTAAGATTGCTTGGAGAACAGTGTGTACCCCGAAAAAGTCAGGAGGGTTGGGCCTGAGGCGTTTGTTAGGAATTAATCAAGTCTTTGGGTTGAAGTTAATCTGGTTGCTATTCTCAGCAGAAGGATCTCTCTGGGTCGCCTGGGTCAAAAGACATTTGATCGGTGATAAGCTGTTTTGGGTGGATGATCTCGGAACTAATGGCAGTTGGGTTTGGAAGGAGCTCTTGAAGCTGAGACATATAGCGAGACCTTTCATAAAGTGCTCAATAGTCACAGGGAAAACGGCTCTCTTTTGGCATGACGATTGGAATGGGTTTGGTTCTCTTTTGGAGGTGGTTGGAGACAATGGACCCTTGGTTTCTGGTATACCTATAGACGCACGGGTGGCTGACGAGTCTGTGGGTAATCTGTGGAACCTATCAAGAAGCAGGCATCCTACGCTTATGCTCTTGAAAGCGTGCATTCCTCCAACTCCCCCTGATTTCATGGAAGAaggagatgataccttcttttgGAAGACATCACCTTTGGATAACTCTGGAAGATTTTCTACTTCAAAGACTTGGAAAGTACTAAACCCTGCACCGCCCCCTGTGGACTGGTACAAATCAGTTTGGTTTCCAGAGAAGGTTCCAAAGCATGCTTTTAATATGTGGGTGGTTTATCATGATCGTTTGCCCACAAATGATAGGCTTCTTGCGTGGGGCTTATCGGTTTCATCGGTTTGCTTATTATGTGCTGTGCATGATGAGACGAGTTCGCACCTCTTCTTCTCTTGTGCTTACTCGACTCAGTTATGGCAGGGGATTCTATCTCAATCAGGTTTaactccaccaccaccacctgaTTTTCTTTCGGTAAGGCAGTGGATCCACAATGTAACACAAGATCAAAAACTCAGGACGATCTTAGACCTTATTTTCCAGGCAGTTACCTACTTTATTTGGAGGGAGAGGAACGGTAGACTGCATCAGAGCCCATCGAAGACACCAGACCTTATTGTAAACGAGATTTTATTACTTATGAGGGCTAAAGTAGCGGCTTTGGACAGGAAAAACACACCTCAATCAGCAACACTAATCACTCAAACTTCTATCAGCTTCCTTGGAACCTGGTTTCGCTTCATTCAACCGGGATAACACTATGAAGATTTCAGCGATTTAACCATGCTTCACTCTGGTTTCTTTATTTTGGCTATCAGctcttatatcatttttattttcgtcTATTCGACAGAACGTTTTGTAAATGGTCTCCGGTTTGGAGAagatttaaaatgaaaaaaaaaaaaaaaaaataaaaaaaaaaaaaaaaaaaaaaaaaaaaaaaagaaagttcattTTGTGGGTTTTTGACCGAATAATCATTTATGAGTTTGTATGACAAAATTCCTTttcagaatatattttattaattatagatCAAAACTGTTAGATTTTTATGAACAGAAAATGAAAACAGTAATATTAAATAACTTCCGTCTGAAATTTCATGTTTATCTTTttgcaaaggaaaaaaaattcatgtttgtTATGTTCCATATGTGTTTGACTTCTAAATTTTCTAAGAgacatatattaaaacagaaagcTTGGTttgaaaagatatatatatatatatatatatgtccatGTATTTTTTTGATAGTTAATATATAACTAGAGTTAGATCCGCGAACGGACAATTTTCTTTTAGATTTTCtatgtttttggtaaatgcatttttagtataatttttagtttataatacatttattCATTTTAGTCATGAATTTCATTCGTTTATATCTTTTATTGTATTGGATATTTACAAAgaatttgtatttaatatatttttatttacatgtGAATGACCGTTTTAGttattagtaatttataatgaataatatcttagaaatatatatatatatatatatatgtatatatatatcatgaaaattaaataaaagagcTAATATAATTGTCTTTCTTAATAAAGATTGATTTGATCACTAATGGGCTAAAAGGGATATTTCACCCAACAATTTCTTGTTGACttagttaattaaaaattaattagtttatttttattttagaaaacacaaagTTCAGAATACAATTTAAAATTCGGTCTTTGTCTCTTCAATTTTGAGTTAATTTTCGTATTCTTTTAAATCTTCTATTTTTTATgaactttaaaaattacaattaaattcctaaattttaagattatttttaaatatagaagttgaatatttttaaattaaaattttataaaatttaaaattatttatattaatttatcaaataaataatatattcatttctGAAATTTCTTATTTACTAAGTGATAATATTTATTACGTTAGTTTACCGCATGATATTGataaaaaacattataatatggttttaatatttgaaaatggaataaaacaaaaattcatattaaaattgtttaccTTTGCAATTTTGAATGTGGCTTTATAGAGAATATATAATtctaatatgaaaaatacacttttatttttttatactctAATCTAGCGTTTCTCTTGATTAGTGAAATGATAAGGGCACTAGCACGAGATCACTGAAACCGTTCTTCTGAAAGCATTAACATTAATTAGATTcaattcttcttctttattcttAAGAGAAACCCCTCTTCCCCTCCCCCCCCAAAACTATTTTTGatcctagaaaaaaaaattctggcTTCGCCACTGGTTGGAGATACCCTTACCCAAATAAATCTTTCTTTTAGAACCAtagataatattttacaaatttaccGTTTTCCCAGGAACTATATTTGTCCTCAACTTTACTaaaattgccaaaaaaaaagaagcatttATTTTCAAAGCcaccattttcttttcttcttatgtTTGCACAAGATATAGAACTAAAACAAGTAAAAGTTCACAAGATATAAAATGATTACATATATAGGAGTGGACTTTAGGGATCTCGACATTTTGGTTGGTAATACCCAACTTTGTTTTACTCGTTCGTAACTGTTTTATTAGAAACTATGCACGTGAAAAAAAAATGGTGGTGTTTTAGAGCGAATATTCATTTATGTGTTTGTatgacaaaaataattttcagaatatatattttactagtTCTAGACCACAATTGTGAGAATTttatgaaaagaaaatgaaaacagTAATATATGTAGAAGTAGAATAATGTAGAACGTATTATTTCGGGTATGAAAACAAGTACTCATCGTAACCATCCAAATTCTTTCAGAAATAACAACCAAAAAGAGCGAGGAATGATAAAAGGGACAAAGACGACAAACTCATTGTCAATGTGGTAGATACCACAATCAACCCATAAAAAATCGAAGGAATGACTGTGTAATGTGGCTAGACATCTCCAATTCCACAATTGCCCCATAGAAAAAGCCAAGGAATGGTAAATATGGAATTAAATGTATTGGAGTAAAAGTCTTAGTTCTAACTTCATGCTTTTGTGAAAGTCAGAATGAATTCTTTAGCCTTACTTCTTTTATTCATGAAGTATTTGGAAATACCATTTAATATgaaaacctttttaaaaaaaaagtatttggaAATATCCAGAAATATGAGAAGCTTTCCGATTATATATGGAGGAGTAAaagtttttcactttttttttaacgtaTGACAACGTACGTAGAAAGTCATGGTCTTAAAGTCTGAAACTCTAAATTAGCGTCTTACTTTTTTATCACAGCTAGATTTTGATCTCTGCGTCCGCacggattttgaatttttatttatttttgtaaagtaTTTAATGATCTTTTAAACTCAtggtttatttatatatttttgtctcCTACAAACTTATAAGATGATCCGACTCAAACCCTCGAAAAATTTACAATATCCGAAttgtatttatttgattttaaaactctataaacaaaaatttgtaTTCCAACTAGTGTTTTGATATCCTCATCAATATGATTctgtgaaaatataaatttttattaaattatttttgtacataatattctatctaaaattttatcatttgtgtagattttctttttcaaaaaaggaaactgcacaaatcatatattaattCGTGCGAATATCTGGTTTGACTTGTGTTCAACGTAAACTCATAATCCgctgattttataaaaaaattatgtaaatttttaatgttttataatttacatatatagtagaatatatattattttctaaaattctgaaagttcaaagagattagcGTCTTACCTTTTAATCACAATTAGATACTGACCCGTCTTTAAAAAGGCtagtatatttttttgcatttattttttcttaagaaatataatttttatgtttgtgtgtttgtataattatatttctctataatatgaattaatagaatagataattttatgtaactttattaaataaatcaaaatgcatatttgaatttatattgTTTGGTCTATAGAAACCAATCCGGTTCATGGATATTTCATAACAAACTTGTAGTGTTAATGTTAAATTGTCTACGTTATTCTTTTTAAtcatgaaacaaaagaaaccagttatatatatatatatatatatatatatataaaatattatatataaaaatatatataaaaatgaccTGTACTTTAATCCAGTCCAATGATAATATAGGCCATACCCATAATTAACAAACGATATAATAATTTAGGCCAGACCTATAATTATCAAACTATACAAACTATAAATAACTTAGTGGATCCGGATCATTATAAAATTAAAGTGATGGTTATATATTTGTTGGactaaacatatatcaataggtcataatcctgttttaatagaatatatggtaaatttggattttaatatttttacttaatttaaatGAGTATTTTTATTACAATTGAATCCGTAATGATCCAAACCGAATCCAaactaaaacttataaataaccaaatatggttttaatcttttgtttaaaaaccaatatctaaataaccggaatcgaaccctaactCTTACCCCTATACATAGCCTATAATTTGAATAGAGTAGTATATGCTGTACCttccaatttaaaaatacttaattaatTATTCATAGCATAATTAATTGGACAGTGTTAATTCTTTCAAACCTTTACTATTTAGTTAAGCatacacttaatatgaaacagacATAAAACACATAATAATCAATGTATTACACGATCAATAAAGAAACGTTCGGTGGCCTGCTGGAACACCGCGCGCACATGTTCCCCATAACCCGGGTTCGATTAACTCACAGCGTGTTTCATTTTTTAAcgtaattttacttatattctTCCTCAGTCGAATTAGGTTACGCAGAAAAGAGTTTTACAGCcgccattgttttttttaattatataatccATTGATTGTTATGAGTATTCGTTGATTTTTACGTTTAAACCTTGCCGATTTGACATATATTACCGGATTTAACCTATacaaacctaaaaaaaaaagtaaaaagttttTGATGATTTCGATTTAGAGGCTGATAATGAGAAAGATAGCGGTTGTAAATCACCATGAATCTCATAATCTGCTTACACACTTCTCTTTGCAGGTTCAATTGAGATTTCAAGAGTAGAACTAGGTTTCTGTGAATGGTTTAAATTCGGAGAGTTTGAGTGTTCAtcacaaatcaaaaataataaccGTACTGAtttatatgttaataatattgatatattttggatgcagttatattttaatttatgcagttatatatacaattatattttaaactggACAAGACATTTATCAAACTGGTAATActtgtgttttaatagaatagatttatgTCTAACATGTGCACTAACATCAAATAAtgagtttaaaaataaatctcgTTCTCTACACCCGTCCACCTCCGGAGCCTCCGGATCCACCCGATAGAGTCCCTCCTTCACAATCCAAATCTCCATCATCTACTTGCGAAGCCCCTCCAGTGCTGATCCACCGCTTCTCAACCACCTCGAGCTTGCGTTTAAAGTTTCGGTGATCTCTCTCGCCCAACATCACAGATCTATTCACGAGACAGAGCAACTGTCATCTCCGCAGTTTCACCAACCAGATCTACGTCTCTCTCACCCCTACGGACATATGCTCTTTGATGTCTCCGTCCCTCACCGGAAAGGTGTCTGTCCGAGACGAGCCCTCCGCCAGCTATACAAGCTCAGGAATCGGAATATCAACTAGAGTGTTACTTGTTAAACTCAGCCATAAGGACGTTGCTTGCTTCTCTGCAAGATATTGGTGTGGATGGGAGTGTATTGTTGTGTATACTAGCTGTTCTCAAGCCTCCCTCTCTCCAATACACAGCATTGCGAAATCTTGAGGACTGGACTTTTGATGTTGATACATTGGTAGTGGAATAGTTTGTGGTTACAGGTTCGCTCAACCATTACAGTTCGGATGCATTCCACCATCTGGATTCAGATTACCGGGTTCACCTGGCCCAAAGTTTAGTTTCAGTGTCAGCTTACGGGGTTCACCTAACCCAAATCCGGTCTCAATCACAAGGAAAAGCCATCGAAGCAAACATAGTACCTTCTCGCCATAAAGATCGGGTCAGACAAGCATCAAGAAGCCATACAGACAGCAGTTTCGTATCATGTATGACCAACTAGGcatggaacaaaaataaatggACAGCAGGATTGGGATGGGTCTTCTCGGATCTAGATCTGGAGACTCCAATTCATGGATCTATGGTTGTAAGTTTCATCAGCTCAAACCTTATTGCAGAAACCAACACCATTCGATCGGCACTTTGCATGGCGCTAACTTTGGAGTTTTCCACACTTAAGGTTCTCTCCAACAGTTTAACG
It encodes:
- the LOC130511097 gene encoding uncharacterized protein LOC130511097 translates to MDQLVVCGVFNPVTHQSFTVAFVYARNCIVERRRLWNIVRTLAASSPLNQSPWLVVGDFNQVLSMEEVYSFVPAPVSLRGISDFSECLSAAGLFDLAGRGCHFTWSNKSPISPKSRKLDRALVNEEWRQRFTESNAYFDVPGCSDHSPCLVTISEAEDRRRSRFNFFTFFTTHPEYHQRLQTAWETVLIPSDPMISLCQKLKAAKFCCKSINQEFFSDIERRTKEAFEDLESIQRQMMNLPTPELFESERRARDLWLILAAAEECFFRQKSRIRWLEEGDANTAFFYKSVLANLSRNIIFYLLDGTGNRVSDIMAIKAMILDFYTLLLGTSNSLVAPLTISQIRDIHPYRCPLDLETQLIEIPSEEIIRDTVFRLPRNKAPGPDGFTAEFYTSSWELVGSDVITAVKDFFLSFNLPRQVNATVVALIPKVPGAASLTDFRPISLCNTIYKVISRILARKLQLITPAAVQGNQVGFVKGRLLCENVLLASELVANFNREGSVTRGCLQIDISKAYDNVDWRHILNTLHAFELPHRLIAWIEKCISSPHYSIAINGELCGFFPGKKGLRQGDSISSSLFIIAMDILSKKLDEAVRDGRFNPHPLCSDPLITHLSFADDMLVFFDGTESSLRGILEVLKEFELISGLALNLGKSRLFLDGNQLQPTEALASAYGLTQGSLPVRYLGVPLSPSKLKKHDYQPLIDKVLARIKSWTVKRLSFAGRLQLLQTVVYGITNFWSSVFPLPKGCLDRLEQICNAFLWSGDSASARGAKIAWRTVCTPKKSGGLGLRRLLGINQVFGLKLIWLLFSAEGSLWVAWVKRHLIGDKLFWVDDLGTNGSWVWKELLKLRHIARPFIKCSIVTGKTALFWHDDWNGFGSLLEVVGDNGPLVSGIPIDARVADESVGNLWNLSRSRHPTLMLLKACIPPTPPDFMEEGDDTFFWKTSPLDNSGRFSTSKTWKVLNPAPPPVDWYKSVWFPEKVPKHAFNMWVVYHDRLPTNDRLLAWGLSVSSVCLLCAVHDETSSHLFFSCAYSTQLWQGILSQSGLTPPPPPDFLSVRQWIHNVTQDQKLRTILDLIFQAVTYFIWRERNGRLHQSPSKTPDLIVNEILLLMRAKVAALDRKNTPQSATLITQTSISFLGTWFRFIQPG